A stretch of the Drosophila sulfurigaster albostrigata strain 15112-1811.04 chromosome 2L, ASM2355843v2, whole genome shotgun sequence genome encodes the following:
- the LOC133850918 gene encoding SOSS complex subunit B homolog: protein MYNAECIPIKDIKPGLKNINVIFIVLEVGVATVTKENREVRNFKVGDPTASINVSIWDEPGKLIAPGDIVRLTKGYASIWRHCLTLYSGKNGEVFKIGEFCMIFNEALNMSEPKRADPQAAAPQTGNMVAVQTPVATPVGVVAGAVQPAVNATPAVVPPAIVKQAGRGGRTGAARAGAMKGDRR from the exons ATGTACAACGCGGAATGCATTCCCATCAAGGATATTAAGCCCGGTTTAAAGAATATCAATGTGATATTCATTGTACTCGAG GTTGGCGTAGCCACAGTGACGAAAGAGAACCGTGAGGTGCGCAATTTTAAAGTAGGTGATCCCACCGCCAGCATTAATGTCTCCATTTGGGATGAGCCCGGCAAGCTGATTGCACCCGGCGACATTGTTCGTCTGACCAAAGGCTATGCGTCGATTTGGCGTCACTGCCTCACTCTGTATTCGGGCAAGAATGGCGAAGTCTTTAAGATCGGCGAGTTCTGTATGATCTTCAATGAGGCGCTAAACATGAGCGAACCTAAACGTGCCGATCCTCAAGCGGCAGCGCCACAAACTGGCAACATGGTCGCTGTCCAGACACCGGTGGCGACACCAGTTGGCGTGGTAGCGGGCGCTGTGCAACCAGCTGTGAATGCTACGCCTGCCGTGGTGCCGCCAGCGATTGTGAAGCAAGCAGGACGAGGAGGACGCACTGGAGCAGCGCGAGCTGGCGCAATGAAGGGAGATCGACGATGA
- the LOC133850224 gene encoding ras-related and estrogen-regulated growth inhibitor isoform X1 yields the protein MNATSPKSSLVKLGLHTNKQKTLKVMVLGQSGVGKTAMVVRFITRRFIGEYDPNLEKIYTCQTTLDNEAIQFDILDATGQLHELDGVSLESNIRWADAFILVYSITDKCSFDECSRLKFLINYNKRRRKLGSTSKDYALDIPVILVGNKTDQTGDRMVSLEEGQRRFRELSCACFHEISVRESVDQVQNVFRDVFRFWRVFSKFPKLKRSTSDVANAADGILTPPDSGSCSFYDTTSLAVTRRSFLLIGSACQEEGSVHGDHTESTDDIASSSLGSSRSDIDAPFRNRASTDGTLLSRPRRWRYPPPGCLLPHTNRVERRMSISTRGSNASY from the exons ATGAATGCCACCTCGCCAAAGTCGTCGCTGGTCAAGCTGGGCCTGCATACCAATAAACAAAAGACACTGAAGGTCATGGTGCTCGGCCAGAGCGGAGTGGGAAAAACGG CCATGGTGGTGCGTTTTATCACCCGCCGTTTTATTGGAGAATATGATCCAAATCTAGAGAAAATCTATACCTGCCAAACAACGTTGGACAATGAGGCGATACAGTTCGATATACTGGATGCCACCGGACAGCTGCAT GAACTGGATGGAGTTAGTCTGGAGTCGAACATACGCTGGGCGGATGCATTTATACTCGTTTACTCCATCACAGACAAGTGCTCCTTTGACGAGTGCAGTCGACTGAAGTTCCTCATCAACTACAACAAACGTCGACGCAAATTGGGTTCCACCAGCAAG GATTATGCTTTGGATATACCCGTCATACTGGTGGGCAACAAGACAGATCAGACGGGAGATCGAATGGTCAGTTTGGAGGAGGGACAACGTCGGTTTCGTGAGCTCTCCTGCGCCTGCTTTCATGAGATATCCGTTAGGGAGAGTGTTGATCAG GTGCAGAACGTGTTTCGCGATGTGTTCCGCTTCTGGCGTGTGTTCAGCAAATTCCCCAAGCTCAAACGTTCCACCAGCGATGTGGCAAATGCCGCAGATGGCATCCTGACGCCTCCCGATTCTGGTTCATGTTCCTTCTACGACACAACGTCGCTGGCCGTGACGCGTCGCTCGTTCCTTCTCATTGGCAGTGCCTGCCAGGAGGAAGGCAGCGTCCACGGCGATCACACCGAGTCCACGGACGACATCGCGAGCAGCAGTCTGGGCAGCTCACGAAGCGACATCGATGCTCCGTTCCGGAATCGCGCCTCCACCGATGGCACGCTGTTGTCGAGACCGAGACGTTGGCGCTATCCGCCACCTGGTTGCCTCTTGCCGCACACGAATCGAGTAGAGAGGCGCATGAGCATCTCGACGAGGGGCAGCAACGCCAGCTACTGA
- the LOC133850725 gene encoding angiopoietin-related protein 2-like, protein MFRCIIYISFLINILAILCNAQEFNETNEIPPITSEITDLNAEPNYDLCLRNYVRNCAEAGIYSKSSGIYEIHIPNYFQQPFKVACDLKTQEGGWTIILRRLDGSVGFYRNWDTYKKGFGDLDGEFFLGLEKIHALTTEFSQELLVILEDFRGTEVFEKYEKFAIADEDELYALTTLSTGSGTAGDSLIYNKFSNFSTYDRNNDAPNKNCAEERKGAWWYRSCTRAQFTGLYNGTDTQGIYWYDFRDKTSLKTTIMMIRPRKAS, encoded by the exons ATGTTCCGctgtataatttatatatcatTCCTAATAAATATCTTAGCCATTCTTTGTAATGCTCAAGAATTTAATGAAACTAACGAAATTCCTCCGATTACATCGGAGATTACCGACCTAAA TGCGGAGCCAAATTATGACTTATGTTTACGTAACTATGTACGCAACTGTGCCGAGGCAGGAATCTATTCCAAATCGAGTGGAATCTACGAGATTCATATTCCCAACTACTTTCAACAACCCTTTAAAGTGGCCTGTGATTTGAAGACTCAGGAAGGTGGCTGGACTATTATTTTAAGACGACTTGATGGAAGTGTGGGCTTTTATCGAAACTGGGATACTTACAAAAAGGGATTTGGTGATCTAGATGGCGAGTTCTTTTTGGGATTGGAGAAAATACATGCACTAACTACGGAGTTCAGTCAAGAGTTGCTTGTAATTCTCGAGGATTTTCGGGGCACAGAAGTGTTTGAGAAGTATGAAAAATTTGCGATTGCTGACGAAGATGAACTCTATGCCTTGACTACTCTGAGCACAGGCAGTGGGACTGCTGGTGATTCATTGATATATAATAAGTTCTCAAATTTCTCAACTTATGATCGGAACAATGATGCACCGAATAAAAACTGTGCCGAGGAGCGAAAAGGAGCTTGGTGGTATAGGAGTTGCACTCGAGC CCAATTTACAGGTTTATATAATGGCACCGATACTCAGGGAATCTACTGGTACGATTTCAGGGACAAAACCTCCCTTAAAACAACCATTATGATGATACGTCCAAGGAAGGCTTCCTAG
- the LOC133850916 gene encoding uncharacterized protein LOC133850916, which translates to MAEQKKAPLLKKEEDYVKALEGFITPDQDQVVLLLDYDGTLAPLTEELSVMPKDTEINIKKLAANEKIFMVVFSGRELNEIKNHLKFPNVTYAGNHGLEVEYPSGKKFKIEMPEELLEKHNKLVAELKEKVVCSGAWVEDKKISVTYHYKGVTDKLKAKLIAEAKGLIQSHGFQLIETPYALEGKPRVNWDKGEGAKMILEKHFDADWAKNLKIIYVGDDTTDEDAIKVLHGIGKTFRVSELPTLKTYANYQIKTVEEVGWLLKAVQANYEKKKKA; encoded by the exons atGGCTGAGCAGAAGAAGGCACCGCTCTtgaagaaggaggaggattACGTCAAGGCTCTCGAGGG CTTCATCACACCCGATCAGGATCAGGTTGTCCTGCTGCTGGATTACGATGGCACCCTTGCTCCCCTCACCGAGGAGTTGTCTGTGATGCCCAAGGATACGGAGATCAACATTAAGAAACTGGCTGCCAATGAGAAAATCTTCATGGTTGTCTTCTCCGGTCGCGAACTGAACGAGATCAAGAACCACTTGAAGTTCCCCAATGTCACCTATGCTGGCAATCACGGTCTCGAGGTGGAGTACCCATCGGGCAAGAAGTTCAAGATCGAAATGCCCGAGGAGCTGCTTGAGAAGCACAACAAGCTGGTGGCTGAGCTCAAGGAGAAG GTTGTTTGCTCCGGTGCCTGGGTTGAGGATAAGAAGATCTCGGTGACCTATCACTACAAGGGCGTCACCGACAAGCTGAAGGCCAAACTCATTGCCGAGGCCAAGGGTCTGATTCAGTCCCATGGCTTCCAGCTGATCGAGACTCCCTACGCTCTGGAGGGCAAGCCACGCGTCAACTGGGACAAAG GAGAGGGTGCCAAGATGATCCTGGAGAAGCACTTCGATGCCGACTGGGCCAAGAACCTGAAGATCATCTATGTGGGCGACGACACCACCGACGAGGATGCCATCAAGGTGCTGCACGGCATTGGCAAGACCTTCCGTGTCTCGGAGCTGCCCACGCTGAAGACCTATGCCAACTATCAGATCAAGACCGTCGAGGAGGTTGGCTGGCTGCTGAAAGCTGTTCAGGCCAACtacgagaagaagaagaaggcatAA
- the LOC133849681 gene encoding trehalose-phosphate phosphatase, whose translation MPEKQVAPVISRLEEFEQNLPGYLNTHSKLAILLDYDGTLAPIASNPSKTKMPVELEAILHKLAKHPQIFLAVISGRALKDVQAHVNIDGVTYAGNHGLEIEYPDGSRHDYELPADIKKNYTAMVQELKQQVEKNGAWVEDKRVSLTYHYRDTPVELKDEQKRLATEICQRHGFRANQAHEAIEAKPPVDWNKGEAALYILKSKFGQDWAEQVLVVFAGDDTTDEDAMRVLQGLGRSFRIAADDKIQTFADFRLPKQDVMTDLLQWIARVYA comes from the exons ATGCCTGAGAAACAAGTTGCACCTGTCATCAGTCGCCTGGAGGAGTTCGAACAGAATCTGCCAGG CTATCTGAACACACATTCGAAGCTGGCCATTCTCCTCGATTACGATGGCACCTTGGCGCCCATTGCATCGAATCCGAGCAAGACCAAAATGCCGGTCGAACTGGAGGCGATACTCCACAAGCTGGCCAAGCATCCGCAAATCTTCCTCGCCGTCATCTCAGGACGTGCCCTGAAGGATGTGCAGGCGCATGTGAACATCGATGGTGTCACCTATGCCGGCAATCACGGACTGGAGATCGAGTATCCCGATGGCTCGCGTCACGATTACGAGTTGCCCGCAGACATTAAGAAGAACTACACGGCGATGGTGCAGGAACTGAAGCAGCAGGTGGAGAAGAATGGAGCCTGGGTGGAAGACAAGAGGGTGTCTCTCACCTATCACTACCGCGATACTCCTGTCGAGTTGAAGGATGAACAGAAGCGTCTGGCCACGGAGATCTGTCAACGTCACGGCTTCAGGGCGAATCAGGCTCATGAGGCCATCGAGGCAAAGCCGCCAGTTGATTGGAACAAAGGCGAGGCGGCTCTTTACATACTCAAGAGCAAGTTTGGCCAAGATTGGGCGGAACAAGTTCTGGTTGTGTTCGCTGGCGATGATACCACCGACGAGGATGCCATGAGA GTACTCCAAGGCTTGGGTAGATCCTTCCGCATTGCAGCCGATGACAAAATCCAAACCTTTGCCGACTTCCGTCTGCCCAAACAGGATGTGATGACTGATCTCCTCCAGTGGATAGCTCGCGTCTATGCCTAG
- the LOC133850919 gene encoding uncharacterized protein LOC133850919 — protein sequence MRDETTKRRTQLLQLLTGVCHDVWERTYAKGSEEMCTVVRGDHRVGAGARETKRGARPQSYTPRQQQQRQRRQRRQQHPVSTASVSSCPNPPCLAAVWADAHVAISGDWEVAVRSWSIAENKQASE from the exons atGCGAGACGAGACGACAAAGAGACGAACCcaactgctgcaactgctgacTGG cgTCTGCCATGATGTCTGGGAACGCACATATGCAAAAGGGAGCGAGGAGATGTGCACAGTTGTGAGGGGGGATCACAGAGTTGGAGCAGGCGCACGAGAGACCAAGCGAGGTGCACGACCTCAATCGTATACGcccaggcagcagcaacaacgacaacgacggcaacgacgacagcagcaTCCAGTGTCGACTGCCAGCGTATCTTCCTGCCCCAATCCGCCATGTCTGGCTGCTGTCTGGGCTGATGCCCATGTTGCAATTTCGGGAGACTGGGAAGTCGCAGTCCGGAGCTGGAGCATTGCCGAAAATAAGCAGGCAAGCGAGTGA
- the LOC133844786 gene encoding armadillo repeat-containing protein gudu — translation MSASGNAPRRQRKIREQCGSCPDRFSRDKRQVVVEDSDTTEEESSTDEEERWKDVARAAEIPAEYYNIQKLVKYIKAGNQTATIVSLCCLQDYDLRTQINQFAIQDIGGLDVLVNILECNDTKCCLGALSVLSDITLNIDIRKTIVDLDGIPLIVDILSSSMRDLKTMAAETLSNVSKVRLARKYVRQCGGISKLVDLLDIKMSILQTPRDQLTVEEIECLDMARAGSRALWTLADSKHNMEQMRKSGIVPLMANLLKSVHIDVVIPIMGTVQKCSSEPKFQLAITTEGMIADIVNHLKSECIDLKVEGSSALYKCAFDATTRDLVREAGGLEPLVAILKDKTVRDNKPLLRGATGAIWMCAMTDENVKELDDMNVIHHLVALLADECDEVLTNVTGALSECVRFQENRVAVLNAGGLPSMVSLLNSSHAPLLENLAKAIKECAEDADCMRVLEKLDAVRLVWSLLKNTSPRVQANAAYAICPCVKNATDSAELVRSLVGAMELVVGLLKSKEIMVLSAVCAAIATIALDQTNLAILSDLRVIYKLADLVNTTDDNLRMNLAAAVAACACFGNNTEELGRLRTVTPIVTYMTSDNPLVHRTTAMALEKLSMDPQNCITMHQSGVVPFLLECIGSTNKELQLAAAGCLRNIRELALRAEEYMLKIDDD, via the exons ATGAGTGCCAGTGGAAATGCACCGCGAAGACAGCGAAAAATACGCGAACAATGCGGTTCATGTCCAGATCGCTTTTCGCGTGATAAACGACAGGTTGTTGTGGAGGATTCGGATACCACTGAGGAGGAATCCTCCACCGACGAGGAGGAGCGCTGGAAGGATGTGGCACGAGCTGCCGAAATACCCGCTGAATACTATAATATCCAGAAACTGGTGAAGTACATCAAGGCGGGCAATCAGACAGCAACGATTGTGTCGCTTTGCTGTCTGCAGGATTACGATCTGCGCACACAAATCAATCAGTTTGCCATCCAGGACATTGGCGGTCTCGATGTGCTTGTCAACATCCTCGAGTGCAACGATACCAAGTGCTGTTTGGGTGCACTCTCTGTGCTGTCGGACATCACTCTCAATATTGACATACGCAAGACAATCGTTGATCTCGATGGCATTCCTCTCATTGTGGATATCTTGAGCTCATCCATGAGGGATCTCAAGACTATGGCAGCTGAAACTTTGTCGAATGTCAGCAAAGTGCGACTGGCTCGCAAATATGTCCGCCAATGTGGCGGCATCTCCAAGTTGGTAGATTTACTGGACATCAAGATGAG CATATTGCAGACGCCACGCGATCAACTGACTGTGGAGGAGATCGAGTGCTTGGACATGGCACGCGCCGGATCCCGAGCCCTGTGGACACTGGCCGACTCCAAGCACAACATGGAGCAGATGCGGAAGAGCGGCATTGTGCCACTTATGGCCAACCTGCTAAAGTCCGTCCATATCGATGTGGTCATACCCATAATGGGCACCGTGCAGAAATGCTCATCGGAGCCAAAGTTCCAGCTGGCGATCACTACAGAAGGTATGATAGCGGACATTGTGAATCATCTGAAGTCGGAGTGCATTGATCTCAAGGTGGAGGGCAGCTCGGCGCTCTACAAGTGCGCCTTCGATGCGACCACGCGGGATTTGGTGCGCGAGGCTGGTGGATTGGAGCCACTGGTGGCCATACTCAAGGACAAGACGGTGCGGGATAACAAACCATTATTGCGAGGAGCAACTGGCGCCATCTGGATGTGTGCGATGACGGATGAGAATGTGAAGGAGCTGGACGACATGAATGTCATACACCATCTGGTTGCTCTGCTGGCCGATGAATGCGATGAGGTGTTGACCAATGTGACTGGAGCGTtgtctgagtgtgtgcgtTTCCAGGAGAACCGTGTGGCTGTCTTAAACGCTGGAGGATTGCCATCGATGGTGTCGCTGCTCAACTCTTCGCATGCGCCGCTGCTCGAGAATCTGGCCAAAGCGATCAAAGAGTGCGCTGAGGATGCCGATTGCATGCGTGTGCTCGAGAAATTGGACGCAGTCCGTCTGGTGTGGTCACTCCTCAAGAACACCAGTCCGCGTGTCCAAGCTAATGCTGCCTACGCCATCTGTCCGTGTGTCAAGAATGCCACAGACTCTGCGGAGTTGGTGCGCAGTCTCGTTGGCGCCATGGAACTCGTTGTGGGTCTGCTAAAGTCCAAGGAAATTATGGTCTTATCGGCTGTCTGTGCGGCGATTGCCACTATTGCTCTCGATCAAACCAATCTGGCCATACTCTCGGATCTGCGTGTCATCTATAAGCTGGCGGATCTGGTCAACACAACCGATGACAATCTACGCATGAATCTCGCTGCTGCGGTTGCCGCCTGCGCTTGCTTTGGCAACAACACCGAAGAACTGGGACGTCTGCGCACTGTGACGCCCATTGTCACTTACATGACCAGCGACAATCCGCTCGTGCATCGCACCACGGCCATGGCCCTGGAGAAGCTGTCGATGGATCCACAGAACTGCATCACAATGCACCAG AGCGGAGTTGTGCCTTTTCTTCTGGAGTGCATTGGATCCACCAACAAGGAGTTGCAATTGGCTGCTGCTGGATGTCTGCGCAACATTCGTGAGTTGGCGCTGCGAGCTGAAGAATATATGCTTAAGATCGACGACGATTAG
- the LOC133850224 gene encoding ras-related and estrogen-regulated growth inhibitor isoform X2, whose translation MNATSPKSSLVKLGLHTNKQKTLKVMVLGQSGVGKTAMVVRFITRRFIGEYDPNLEKIYTCQTTLDNEAIQFDILDATGQLHELDGVSLESNIRWADAFILVYSITDKCSFDECSRLKFLINYNKRRRKLGSTSKDYALDIPVILVGNKTDQTGDRMVSLEEGQRRFRELSCACFHEISVRESVDQYQ comes from the exons ATGAATGCCACCTCGCCAAAGTCGTCGCTGGTCAAGCTGGGCCTGCATACCAATAAACAAAAGACACTGAAGGTCATGGTGCTCGGCCAGAGCGGAGTGGGAAAAACGG CCATGGTGGTGCGTTTTATCACCCGCCGTTTTATTGGAGAATATGATCCAAATCTAGAGAAAATCTATACCTGCCAAACAACGTTGGACAATGAGGCGATACAGTTCGATATACTGGATGCCACCGGACAGCTGCAT GAACTGGATGGAGTTAGTCTGGAGTCGAACATACGCTGGGCGGATGCATTTATACTCGTTTACTCCATCACAGACAAGTGCTCCTTTGACGAGTGCAGTCGACTGAAGTTCCTCATCAACTACAACAAACGTCGACGCAAATTGGGTTCCACCAGCAAG GATTATGCTTTGGATATACCCGTCATACTGGTGGGCAACAAGACAGATCAGACGGGAGATCGAATGGTCAGTTTGGAGGAGGGACAACGTCGGTTTCGTGAGCTCTCCTGCGCCTGCTTTCATGAGATATCCGTTAGGGAGAGTGTTGATCAG TATCAATAG